The Falsibacillus pallidus genome has a segment encoding these proteins:
- the miaB gene encoding tRNA (N6-isopentenyl adenosine(37)-C2)-methylthiotransferase MiaB yields MNEEQRLQGQQVKDTTPSDKKSEKDYSKYFQSVYVAPSLKDAKKRGKEEIKYFKDFNIPEEYMGMGNGKKFYIRTYGCQMNEHDTEVMAGIFMALGYEPSETTEDSDVILLNTCAIRENAENKVFGEIGHLKSLKQERPDLLVGVCGCMSQEESVVNRILSKHQHVDMIFGTHNIHRLPQILKEAYMSKAMVVEVWSKEGDVIENLPKVRRGNIKAWVNIMYGCDKFCTYCIVPYTRGKERSRRPDEIIQEVRMLAAHGYQEITLLGQNVNAYGKDFDDINYGLGDLMDELRKIDIPRIRFTTSHPRDFDDHLIEVLANKGNLVEHIHLPVQSGSTDVLKIMARKYTREQFLELVRKIKAAIPDVALTTDIIVGYPNETEEQFEETLSLYREVGFEAAYTFIYSPREGTPAAKMNDNVPMEVKKERLQRLNTVVNEMSAEALKKYKDRVVEVLVEGESKNNPDVLAGYTRRSKLVNFKAPKTAIGKIVKVKITDVKTWSLNGEMIEELETAEVK; encoded by the coding sequence ATGAATGAAGAACAGCGTTTACAAGGTCAGCAAGTGAAGGACACTACTCCTTCGGACAAAAAATCCGAAAAGGACTACAGCAAGTACTTCCAATCTGTTTATGTTGCACCTTCCTTAAAAGATGCAAAAAAGCGTGGAAAAGAAGAGATTAAATATTTCAAAGACTTTAATATCCCAGAAGAATATATGGGAATGGGAAATGGGAAGAAATTTTATATCAGGACCTATGGCTGCCAAATGAATGAACATGATACGGAAGTTATGGCAGGGATTTTCATGGCATTGGGATACGAGCCGAGTGAAACGACTGAAGATTCAGATGTCATCCTTTTGAATACATGTGCTATTCGTGAAAATGCAGAGAATAAGGTTTTCGGCGAAATAGGCCATTTAAAATCTTTGAAACAGGAGCGCCCGGATCTATTAGTCGGCGTGTGCGGATGCATGTCTCAAGAAGAGTCCGTCGTCAACCGTATCCTCAGCAAGCATCAGCATGTTGATATGATTTTTGGTACACACAATATTCATAGGCTGCCTCAAATCTTAAAAGAAGCTTATATGTCTAAAGCGATGGTTGTGGAAGTATGGTCCAAGGAAGGCGATGTCATCGAAAACCTTCCGAAGGTCCGCAGAGGCAATATCAAAGCGTGGGTTAACATCATGTATGGATGCGATAAGTTCTGCACTTACTGCATTGTTCCATATACCCGCGGTAAAGAACGCAGCCGCAGACCGGATGAAATCATTCAAGAGGTCAGGATGCTCGCAGCCCATGGGTATCAGGAAATTACTTTGCTAGGACAAAATGTAAATGCTTACGGTAAAGATTTCGATGACATAAACTATGGTCTTGGAGATCTAATGGACGAGCTGCGTAAGATTGATATTCCGCGAATCCGTTTCACAACAAGCCATCCACGTGATTTTGACGATCACTTGATTGAAGTTCTGGCGAATAAAGGGAATTTAGTGGAGCATATCCATTTGCCGGTTCAATCCGGCTCTACAGATGTGCTGAAAATCATGGCTCGCAAGTATACAAGAGAGCAATTCCTTGAACTCGTCCGCAAGATCAAAGCAGCAATCCCTGATGTAGCATTGACGACCGATATCATTGTCGGGTATCCAAATGAAACAGAAGAGCAGTTTGAAGAAACGCTGTCTTTATATCGTGAAGTAGGATTCGAAGCTGCCTACACATTCATTTATTCTCCACGCGAGGGAACACCGGCAGCGAAAATGAATGATAATGTTCCAATGGAAGTGAAAAAGGAAAGGCTGCAGCGCTTGAATACTGTCGTAAACGAGATGTCAGCAGAAGCTTTGAAAAAATACAAAGACCGCGTTGTCGAAGTGTTGGTTGAAGGTGAGAGTAAAAATAATCCGGATGTATTAGCCGGATATACTCGCAGAAGTAAACTTGTAAACTTTAAAGCCCCTAAAACGGCAATTGGCAAAATTGTCAAAGTGAAAATCACAGATGTGAAAACATGGTCCTTAAATGGGGAAATGATTGAAGAATTAGAAACGGCAGAGGTGAAATAG
- a CDS encoding 2-oxoacid:ferredoxin oxidoreductase subunit beta — protein MSSFKDFRNNVKPNWCPGCGDFSVQAAIQRAAANVGLEPEQLAVISGIGCSGRISGYINSYGLHGIHGRSLPIAQGVKMANKDLTVIASGGDGDGFAIGMGHTIHAIRRNVDITYIVMDNQIYGLTKGQTSPRSAAGFKTKSTPEGAIEHALAPMEMALTAGATFVAQSFSTDLKELTALIEAGINHKGFSLINVFSPCVTYNKVNTYDWFKENLTKLSDVEGYDTANRELAMTTLMKHDGLVTGLIYQNTSQPSYQELVSGYSEDALTKADLMLGEGHFNELLKEFM, from the coding sequence ATGTCTTCGTTTAAAGATTTTCGAAACAATGTGAAACCCAACTGGTGTCCCGGATGCGGGGATTTCTCAGTGCAAGCTGCCATTCAGCGGGCAGCAGCCAATGTAGGGTTGGAACCGGAGCAATTGGCCGTAATTTCCGGAATCGGATGTTCCGGCCGCATCTCCGGCTACATTAACTCTTATGGCCTCCACGGAATTCACGGGCGTTCCCTTCCTATCGCACAAGGGGTTAAAATGGCGAATAAGGATTTGACTGTCATTGCCTCTGGAGGAGACGGAGACGGCTTTGCCATTGGAATGGGACATACCATCCATGCCATCCGCAGAAATGTCGATATTACTTATATCGTTATGGACAATCAAATCTATGGATTGACGAAAGGGCAGACTTCCCCGAGGTCTGCAGCCGGATTTAAGACTAAGTCCACTCCAGAGGGTGCCATTGAACATGCACTAGCACCGATGGAAATGGCCTTGACTGCCGGAGCTACATTTGTGGCCCAAAGCTTTTCGACAGATTTGAAAGAATTGACTGCCCTGATTGAAGCAGGCATCAATCATAAAGGTTTTTCTCTTATCAATGTCTTCAGTCCTTGTGTGACCTATAACAAAGTCAACACATATGACTGGTTCAAAGAAAACCTGACAAAACTCAGCGATGTGGAAGGGTATGATACGGCGAACCGTGAACTTGCAATGACCACATTGATGAAGCATGATGGTCTTGTAACAGGTTTGATCTATCAAAACACCAGCCAGCCTTCTTATCAGGAGCTTGTATCCGGATACAGCGAGGATGCTTTAACTAAAGCTGACCTTATGCTCGGTGAAGGCCACTTCAATGAACTGTTAAAAGAATTCATGTAA
- a CDS encoding 2-oxoacid:acceptor oxidoreductase subunit alpha, with product MIQQLSWKVGGQQGEGIESTGEIFSIALNRLGYYLYGYRHFSSRIKGGHTNNKIRVSTKQVRAIADDLDILVAFDQETIDVNYKELHSKGIIIADAKFDPQKPEDTEAQMFAVPFTEIASELGTSLMKNMVAIGATCTILNLDISLFKEVVEEIFGRKGEAVVAKNMEAIKQGAEVMKEKLGEQTGIMELEKADGQKRMFMIGNDAIALGALAGGVRLMAAYPITPASEIMEYLIKKLPSVGGTVIQTEDEIAAATMAIGSNYAGVRAFTASAGPGLSLMMESIGLAGMTETPLVIVDTQRGGPSTGLPTKQEQSDLMAMLYGTHGEIPKIVIAPSTVQEAFYDTVEAFNLAEQYQCPVIVLSDLQLSLGKQTVEPLDFSKVEIRRGKLIQNEADLAELNDKTYFKRYEVTEDGVSPRVIPGMKNGIHHVTGVEHDETGKPSEAASNRKHQMDKRMRKIENIQFDNPIYTDAKHEEADLLVIGFNSTRGAIEEAKGRLEKDGLKVNHAQIRLIQPFPADELMPLIQSAKKVAVIENNATGQLANIIKMNAGNHNKIRSIVKYDGNPFLPHEIHTECKELF from the coding sequence ATGATTCAACAGCTTTCCTGGAAAGTAGGCGGTCAGCAGGGTGAGGGTATTGAGAGTACAGGTGAAATTTTCTCCATTGCTTTAAATCGTCTTGGCTACTATCTATACGGGTATCGCCATTTTTCATCCAGAATCAAAGGCGGCCATACCAATAATAAAATCCGCGTAAGTACGAAGCAAGTACGTGCCATTGCAGATGATTTGGATATTTTAGTTGCTTTCGACCAAGAAACAATCGATGTCAATTATAAAGAGCTGCACAGCAAAGGTATCATTATTGCAGATGCAAAATTTGATCCGCAAAAACCTGAGGATACAGAAGCACAGATGTTTGCAGTTCCATTTACAGAAATAGCATCTGAATTGGGTACTTCATTAATGAAAAACATGGTGGCTATCGGAGCGACATGCACCATTTTAAATCTTGATATCTCCCTTTTCAAAGAAGTGGTAGAAGAAATCTTTGGGCGCAAGGGTGAAGCGGTTGTTGCGAAAAATATGGAAGCGATCAAACAAGGCGCAGAAGTCATGAAAGAAAAGCTTGGCGAACAGACTGGCATCATGGAGCTTGAAAAAGCGGACGGTCAAAAGCGCATGTTCATGATCGGAAATGATGCGATTGCTTTAGGTGCATTGGCAGGGGGCGTGCGACTGATGGCAGCCTATCCGATTACACCGGCATCTGAAATCATGGAATACTTGATTAAAAAATTGCCTTCAGTCGGAGGCACGGTCATTCAGACAGAGGATGAAATTGCTGCTGCGACGATGGCTATCGGATCAAACTATGCGGGTGTGCGGGCATTCACCGCATCTGCCGGACCTGGACTTTCCCTGATGATGGAATCGATTGGATTGGCAGGCATGACAGAAACGCCATTGGTGATTGTGGATACACAGAGAGGCGGACCATCTACAGGACTGCCGACGAAACAGGAGCAATCGGACTTGATGGCAATGCTTTATGGGACCCACGGTGAAATCCCTAAGATTGTGATAGCACCAAGTACCGTACAAGAGGCATTCTATGATACAGTTGAAGCTTTCAACCTTGCTGAACAGTATCAATGCCCTGTAATCGTCCTGTCTGACTTGCAGCTTTCATTGGGTAAGCAGACAGTAGAGCCTCTTGATTTCAGTAAAGTTGAAATCAGACGGGGGAAATTAATTCAAAATGAAGCAGATCTTGCAGAACTGAACGATAAAACCTATTTCAAACGCTATGAAGTGACGGAAGATGGAGTATCTCCGCGCGTCATCCCGGGAATGAAAAATGGCATTCACCATGTAACAGGTGTGGAACATGATGAAACCGGGAAGCCATCAGAAGCGGCTTCAAATAGGAAGCATCAAATGGATAAACGCATGAGGAAGATTGAAAACATCCAATTTGATAACCCGATTTATACAGATGCCAAACATGAGGAAGCTGATCTGCTAGTCATTGGTTTCAACTCTACGCGTGGTGCCATTGAAGAGGCAAAAGGCCGTCTCGAGAAGGATGGGTTGAAAGTCAATCATGCACAAATTCGATTGATTCAGCCTTTCCCTGCAGATGAATTGATGCCATTGATTCAATCCGCCAAAAAAGTGGCAGTGATTGAAAATAATGCGACAGGCCAGCTTGCTAATATCATCAAGATGAATGCAGGCAATCACAATAAGATCCGCAGTATTGTGAAATATGATGGAAACCCATTCCTGCCGCATGAAATCCACACTGAATGCAAGGAGTTGTTCTAG
- a CDS encoding dipeptidase, whose product MKIFDAHCDVLSQMLKYPGISFQTGSTLHITYEQLLKTGSKVQCFAIFISPCIHPMMRFQAAIEMIDIFYEKILAPNSEMKLILNREDIFSLKENEIGAVLTVEGCEAIQEDLIKLNTLYRLGVRSVGLTWNFANAAADGAMESRGGGLTQFGRQTVERLNQLGIWTDVSHLSEKAFWDVLQLAEFPIASHSNPYTLCPHPRNLRDHQIKALIERNSVIGVTFVPEFVVQDGNAKINDILKLVDYICSLGGVKNIGFGSDFDGIDKTIKGLSSYKDYASLVNELEKHFTSEEVEGFLFYNFAERFPQ is encoded by the coding sequence ATGAAAATCTTTGATGCACATTGCGACGTTTTATCACAAATGTTGAAGTATCCAGGTATTTCTTTTCAAACTGGCAGCACCCTGCACATTACATATGAACAGCTTTTGAAAACAGGAAGCAAGGTGCAGTGCTTTGCCATTTTTATTTCTCCATGCATTCATCCGATGATGCGTTTTCAAGCTGCGATTGAAATGATTGATATTTTTTATGAGAAAATTCTTGCTCCCAATTCAGAGATGAAACTAATCCTCAATAGGGAGGATATATTTTCACTAAAGGAGAATGAAATCGGCGCCGTGCTTACAGTTGAAGGATGTGAGGCAATTCAAGAAGATTTGATTAAATTGAACACACTTTACCGCCTCGGTGTCCGTTCTGTCGGATTGACTTGGAATTTCGCCAATGCTGCTGCAGATGGCGCAATGGAGTCTAGAGGCGGTGGGCTTACCCAATTTGGCAGGCAGACCGTGGAACGGTTGAATCAATTAGGGATATGGACAGACGTTTCCCATTTATCTGAGAAAGCCTTCTGGGATGTACTCCAGTTAGCGGAGTTTCCGATTGCTTCTCATTCGAACCCTTATACACTTTGTCCCCATCCAAGAAATCTGAGGGATCATCAAATCAAGGCTTTGATTGAAAGAAATAGTGTAATAGGTGTAACTTTTGTTCCGGAATTTGTGGTTCAGGATGGAAATGCAAAAATTAATGATATTTTAAAACTCGTAGATTATATTTGCAGTCTCGGCGGTGTGAAGAACATCGGATTCGGCTCGGATTTTGACGGAATCGACAAAACTATCAAAGGACTGTCTTCTTATAAGGACTATGCTTCATTGGTTAATGAATTGGAAAAACATTTTACCTCAGAAGAAGTCGAAGGGTTCCTGTTTTATAATTTTGCGGAGAGGTTTCCGCAATAA
- the spoVS gene encoding stage V sporulation protein SpoVS, translating into MEILKVSAKSNPNSVAGALAGVLRERGAAEIQAIGAGALNQAVKAVAIARGFVAPSGVDLICIPAFTDILIDGEERTAIKLIVEPR; encoded by the coding sequence ATGGAAATATTAAAAGTTTCAGCAAAATCTAATCCTAATTCTGTAGCAGGGGCGTTGGCAGGTGTTCTTCGGGAAAGAGGTGCAGCAGAGATTCAGGCGATTGGTGCCGGTGCTCTGAATCAGGCTGTAAAAGCGGTAGCGATTGCAAGAGGGTTTGTAGCCCCAAGCGGGGTCGATTTAATTTGCATCCCTGCTTTTACAGACATCTTAATTGATGGAGAAGAACGAACGGCTATCAAGTTAATCGTGGAACCCAGATAG